The following DNA comes from Synechococcus sp. CC9616.
CGCCCATGGACGTGAACCAGATGCCGACAACGGGCCAGGCAGCCAGGAAGAAGTGAAGGCTGCGGCTGTTGTTGAAGGATGCGTATTGGAAGATCAGGCGACCGAAGTAACCGTGGGNNNNNNNNNNNNNNNNNNNNNNNNNNNNNNNNNNNNNNNNNNNNNNNNNNNNNNNNNNNNNNNNNNNNNNNNNNNNNNNNNNNNNNNNNNNNNNNNNNNNGGAGCCGTGCATGGCGGAGAACAGTGATCCACCGAAAACACCTGCGACGCCCAGCATGTGGAAGGGGTGCATCAGGATGTTGTGCTCGGCCTGGAACACCAACATGAAGTTGAAGGTGCCAGAGATGCCCAGGGGCATGCCGTCAGAGAACGAACCCTGACCGAAGGGGTAGACCAGGAAGACAGCGAAGGCTGCTGACAGCGGAGCGCTGTAGGCAACGCAGATCCAGGGGCGCATGCCCAGGCGGTAGGAGAGTTCCCACTGGCGGCCCATGTAGGCGGAGATGCCGATCAGGAAGTGGAAACAAACCAGCTGATAAGGACCGCCGTTGTACAGCCACTCATCGAGTGAAGCTGCTTCCCAGATGGGATAGAAGTGCAGGCCGATGGCGTTGCTGGAAGGGACAACAGCACCGGAGATGATGTTGTTTCCGTAGATGAGGGAGCCGGCGACGGGCTCACGGATGCCATCGATATCAACCGGAGGGGCGGCGATAAAGGCAATGATGAAGCAGATGGTGGCTGCCAGCAGGCAGGGAATCATCAGCACACCGAACCAACCCACATAAATGCGGTTGTTGGTGTCAGTGACGTACTGACAAAAAGCTTCCCAGTTGCTCTGGCGTCCGCTGCGAATGGCGGTGGACATAAGAGGAAAGAAGACAGGAAATGGCCACCCTTGATGAAGGGAAGGCTGTGCAAAGCCTATGGAGTGATTTGCTTATTAGACGGCGACTAAATATTCCGAAGCAGCTCTCAATCTTTCTTCATGAAGGACTTCATGAAGCCTTCATGAAGTTGCGTGAAGAAGCCAGTGTTTTGACTGCTGCAAGAAGCCTGGCCAGTCCAGCCGCTCTTCCTCTGCGGCCCTGGCCACAAGGAGGGGAGCCTGTTGTTTCAGCAGCTTCAGATCCGGCTCGGCAACACCGGTATTGATTGCCAACCAATCAGCCATCGAACGACCCACCACGCGCGTTAAGTAGGCGGCACTCAGGGCCTGCATCGCTCCAGCCACAAGCCAGCTTCCGCCGTCGAGCTTGGCAAGCCCCAGAAGCATCTGGGAGCTCCACTCCACGACGCCCTGAGCCAGAGCAGCTCGAGCCAGTTGAGCCGCTGCTTCCTTCAGCACATCCAACTGGAGACGACAGCCCCAGAGGTCGGCCATCTCGCGGATCATCAGCCCGTTGGCCACGACGATTGCCAGAAGATCAAGACTTGGCACCGGTGACGCCAGCACGGACGTTGCGACGATCCACTGGGTGCGCTGCTGAAGTGTCTGAAAGCGTTGACGCCGGAGCTGTTCGAGATCGGCTTGCCAACGTTGGTGCAGATCCGCAAGCAAACGTCGGCGAGTCATCGCGATGGTGGACTCTGCCGAACCAAGGCTCAATCTCAGCGGCTGAAGTGTGACGCGCAGTTCGACATCACTGGCAGAGAACAACAAGCGCTCATGCCAGCGCTGCGGCAGCTGGCTCAAAAGATCCTCTTGCAGGGGGCAGCCGAGTCCATCCACCACAAGCCAGGCTGGTTGATCCTCTGGCACCTGATGCAGCCAGAGCAGATCGGCAGCCAGCAACGGCGCGTGCAAAACGTGCACCACCACATCCTGTTGGCGCAGAGCTTCGGGCCAGCATCTGGCCCCATCACCTGCCGTCAGCGGATGGGCCATGGACAGCTTGAGAGGAGCTGATCCAGACAGGGCCAGCTGCCATGTTTCGACTGGGAAGATCTCGGTGCCCGGCACAGACACAACGGCGAGGGTCTGAGGAGCAGAGCGGTCCAGCAAGCTCTGCAGGGCTGCCTCTCGACCACGGGCATCACCGCTGGAGCTGTCCTCCAAAGCCTCGAACTGCTTCAGGACCTCCCGGCATCGCTGGATCCAGCCATCGAGCGTTTCAGGTGGCTGAAACCGGGGTTGAGCTGAACCACGGCCAAGCCACCACGCGGCTGCGCCCAGGGCGAGCAAGGAGAGGCCGCCACCGGGAAGGCGCAGAACGTCGCCAAGCAGCCAATGACCTGCCAACACGCCCCCTCCGGCCAGCGCCAACTTTCCGATCAAGGCCGGAGACACTGGAGAAACCTGTGTCAGGAGTCCCGGGAGTTTCAACGGAAAGGGAATGGTCCGTAGAGGAATCTTCTTAGCTCACTGTTGCGGATGCGACCAGCGACACAGATCAAACTGCGTAATTTTCCATAATTTGTAGATTCAGTCCCGATCTGGTGCATGCAAGGGAAGGTGGCCCAAAACCACGCCGTCGCACCAACAAGCCTGGATCACCGGCAGCAGGTTCGTTCCGTCCTGATGGTGGCGCTGGCCGTCAACATCAGCATGTCGCTGCTGAAACTGATCGTTGGCGTGATCAGCGGCTCATTGGCGGTCATCGCCGATGCCATGCACAGCGCGACCGATGCACTCTCCAGCCTGACCGGGCTGATCACCAACACGCTTTCTGATCCCAGACCGGATCGGGATCACCCCTACGGCCACCACAAATACGAAGCGATCGGCGCCCTTGGCATCGCTGCGTTCATCCTGTTCACCGCACTAGAGATTCTGCTTCGATCGGGGGAACGGATGGTCGAAGGTCTTCCGGCGATCCGTGTCTCCGCATCGGAACTGCTGCTGTTGTTTCTGGCTCTCGGCTTCAATTTGCTGCTGGCCGGCTACGAACACCAGCAGGGGAGTCGCCTAAACAGCACGCTGCTGAAAGCTGACGCACAACACGCGGCCAGCGATGTGTGGACAACAGTCCTCGTTCTGGTGGGCATGGCCGGGACCCTCTGGTTTCAGATCAGCTGGCTTGATGTCGCCTTGGCGATCCCGATGGCCCTGCTTTTGATTCGCGTCTGCTGGGACGTGCTGCGCAAGACGCTGCCCTGGTTGGTTGATCACATCGCCATCGCACCGGAAGCGATTCATGCACAGGTGATGGATGTCCCGGGGGTCCTCAACTGCCACGACATCGCCAGTCGAGGGGTCCTTGGTCAGCAGGTGTTCATCGATATGCACATGGTGGTGGAGGCCGACGATCTGACCACGGCACACCGCATCACAGAGCATGTTGAGCAGAGGCTGGATCACAGCTTTGGGCCGGTGCGCTGCACGATTCACCTCGAGCCCAAGGACTACGTGGAGGAGGGAATCACCTATTCAGGGACGCATGGCTAGCGACAGGCCAACCCACGATCCTCTGGACGTTCTCACAGCCCGGCAGCGTCTCGGCCTTTCCGAGATTTTCGATGAGGTACGCCTGGCATCCGGCTGGTCCTGGCAGTTGCCGGTCCTGCTGCAGGAACGCAGCTGGTTGAGGCTGATGCGAATCAATCTGAGGGACCTCAGCCGCCACCTGCCGCCCGATGGACGCGAGGATGCGCCGGAGCTGAGTCGATTTCGAGGCTTGCTGGAGCAGGGTGTCGACCCGCTACAGGCCCAGCAGCGCTGCTGGGCTGAGTTCGGCATGGAGGACTGTCATCGCGCTCTTCGCCGTTATTGGGATGGCAACGAGAGCCTCAGAGATGGATGGACGCTGAGCCGCTACCTCGATCTGGTAAGCCGATATCGGCACCGGATCGATCACGGGGAAACCGTGCTGCCGCTGCTCGTGCTGGCTCAACAGGGAAGTCGCGAAGGTCACCGGCTGCACTGGGTCACAGACAGGACACCGACGATGCGCCACACTTGCGCCTGATTCGGGCCGCAGGCCATGAGTGATTCCTACAGCAATGATTCCCAGAGGGGGAATCAGGGTGAAGGTGGCCGCGAGGGCTACCGCGGAGAAGGGGGGCGCGGCGGTCAGCGCGGCGGTCGCCCCGGAGGCAGGGAGGGTGGCGGATTCCGCATCCGCCTGAGTGACAACGAAATGCGCTCTGCCCGAGCGCTTCAGGAGGCCTTCCAACTTCGTTCCACAGTGGCCGTTCTGGGGCTTGCCGTGAGAACCCTTGGTCAGATGCTTGAGGACGGCCAACTGGACGAGCTGGTGCAGCAGCAGCGGTCCCAGGCGCCAAGAGGGGGACGCCGCGATGGAGGTGGCGGACGAGGTCGCCGGAACGACGACGAACGATCCGGCGGCGGCGGGCGTGGATCCCGGCCTGATCCGTTTGCAAGACCCTCAAAACCGCAGCCTCCGGAGCCCGAACCCGAACCGGATGTTTCCGAGAGCAGCGACGCGTCCGTAGCCGAACCAGAGGTTGCCGATCAGGCTGCTGGCGACGAACCACAGCCAGACGGAGACAGCAAGCCAGCTGAGGCCTGAACCATGACACGCCCCCGGGTTCTCTCCGGCGTTCAACCCACGGGCGCCCTGCATCTGGGTAACTGGCTGGGGGCGATCCGCAACTGGGTTGAGCTGCAAAACAGTCACGACACATTTGTCTGTGTGGTTGATCTGCATGCGATCACAGTTCCCCACGACCCGGCAAAACTGGCTGGCGATAGTCGCACCACAGCAGCGCTTTACCTCGCCTGTGGCATGGACCCCGACCGTTGTTCGGTGTTCATCCAGAGCGAGGTGTCAGCCCACAGCGAATTGTGCTGGCTGCTGAATTGCGTCACGCCCCTCAACTGGCTGGAGCGCATGATTCAGTTCAAGGAGAAGTCGGTGAAGCAGGGCGACAACGTTTCGGTTGGCCTGCTCGATTACCCGGTGCTCATGGCCGCGGACATCCTTTTGTATGACGCCGATCTTGTACCGGTTGGTGAAGACCAGAAACAGCACCTCGAGCTGGCTCGCGACATTGCGCAGCAACGCATCAATGCTCGCTTCGGCAGTGAGGAGCGACCCGTGCTCAAGGTCCCCGAACCCCTGATTCTCAAGGAAGGTGCTCGGGTCATGAGCCTCACCGATGGCCGCAGCAAGATGAGCAAGAGCGATCCCAATGAAGGAAGCCGCATCACGCTTCTAGATCCGCCGGAGGTGATCAACAAGAAGATCAAGCGGGCGAAGACGGATCCCCAGCGAGGTTTGGAGTTCGGCAACCCCGATCGGCCTGAAACGGACAACCTGCTGGGGCTCTACGCCATCCTCAGCGGCTGCGGCCGTGACGCCGCCGCTGAGCAGTGTGCCGAGATGGGATGGGGACAGTTCAAGCCTCTGCTGGCTGAAGCCACCGTGGCGGCACTGGAACCGATTCAGCAGCGCCACCGCGAACTGATGGCGGATCCAGCGGAGCTCGACCGCGTGCTGAGCAGCGGCCGTGAACGCGCCGAAACCGTGGCGCAGAACACCCTCGAACGGGTGCGTTCCGCGATGGGATTCGCTCCTCGAGCCTAATCAGGACACCTCAACAAGATAAGGCTGGCTAATCATTGATCCCGACAGGGCCATGAGGACACCTGCGATCAAAAAGCCCGATGAGACTCGCTGCGGCAGGGCGAGTCCCGCGAGTCTCACAAAAAGGGTTCGACTGCGTATACATACTCATCCG
Coding sequences within:
- a CDS encoding YcjF family protein; translation: MKLPGLLTQVSPVSPALIGKLALAGGGVLAGHWLLGDVLRLPGGGLSLLALGAAAWWLGRGSAQPRFQPPETLDGWIQRCREVLKQFEALEDSSSGDARGREAALQSLLDRSAPQTLAVVSVPGTEIFPVETWQLALSGSAPLKLSMAHPLTAGDGARCWPEALRQQDVVVHVLHAPLLAADLLWLHQVPEDQPAWLVVDGLGCPLQEDLLSQLPQRWHERLLFSASDVELRVTLQPLRLSLGSAESTIAMTRRRLLADLHQRWQADLEQLRRQRFQTLQQRTQWIVATSVLASPVPSLDLLAIVVANGLMIREMADLWGCRLQLDVLKEAAAQLARAALAQGVVEWSSQMLLGLAKLDGGSWLVAGAMQALSAAYLTRVVGRSMADWLAINTGVAEPDLKLLKQQAPLLVARAAEEERLDWPGFLQQSKHWLLHATS
- a CDS encoding cation diffusion facilitator family transporter gives rise to the protein MVALAVNISMSLLKLIVGVISGSLAVIADAMHSATDALSSLTGLITNTLSDPRPDRDHPYGHHKYEAIGALGIAAFILFTALEILLRSGERMVEGLPAIRVSASELLLLFLALGFNLLLAGYEHQQGSRLNSTLLKADAQHAASDVWTTVLVLVGMAGTLWFQISWLDVALAIPMALLLIRVCWDVLRKTLPWLVDHIAIAPEAIHAQVMDVPGVLNCHDIASRGVLGQQVFIDMHMVVEADDLTTAHRITEHVEQRLDHSFGPVRCTIHLEPKDYVEEGITYSGTHG
- the trpS gene encoding tryptophan--tRNA ligase; this encodes MTRPRVLSGVQPTGALHLGNWLGAIRNWVELQNSHDTFVCVVDLHAITVPHDPAKLAGDSRTTAALYLACGMDPDRCSVFIQSEVSAHSELCWLLNCVTPLNWLERMIQFKEKSVKQGDNVSVGLLDYPVLMAADILLYDADLVPVGEDQKQHLELARDIAQQRINARFGSEERPVLKVPEPLILKEGARVMSLTDGRSKMSKSDPNEGSRITLLDPPEVINKKIKRAKTDPQRGLEFGNPDRPETDNLLGLYAILSGCGRDAAAEQCAEMGWGQFKPLLAEATVAALEPIQQRHRELMADPAELDRVLSSGRERAETVAQNTLERVRSAMGFAPRA